The Chthoniobacterales bacterium genome has a window encoding:
- a CDS encoding MFS transporter, with protein MPSTLDPHHSTTAKVPEDMTGRPRRVATGGISLRKTFSALKHRNFRLFFSGQLISFTGTWMTTTAQGWLVYQLTGSKALLGVVAAAASAPMLFFATWGGWVADRYPKRSVVVVTQICSMLLSLAMAALVWSKVVQPWHIIVLAILGGITMAFDMPARQSFVIEMTSHEDLMNAISLNSSAFNCARIVGPSIAGLLMAHIGIAACFFVDGISFIPVIAGLLLMRLPKKTARIESDSGPLGQALEGFRYVWSHARVLTILSLFAVVGIFGWSYSVLMPAFAHDVLHLGANGYGLLMAGSGVGALAGALTVASAGHIIPTRKMALGGVWIFSITLMLFALNKNLYIGVALLAIVAFGIVLYFSTSNTVLQFIVPDEMRGRVMGIWTLIFGGMIPLGSLQAGVMADFLGTPSTMAIGALICALAAMVTLNVIRRREAQLAAARSA; from the coding sequence ATGCCTTCCACTCTCGATCCACACCATTCCACGACCGCAAAAGTCCCGGAAGACATGACGGGAAGACCCCGTCGGGTGGCGACCGGTGGCATCTCGCTTCGGAAGACATTCTCGGCGCTCAAACATCGCAATTTCCGCCTCTTTTTCTCGGGCCAGCTCATTTCATTCACCGGGACCTGGATGACGACGACCGCGCAAGGCTGGCTGGTTTATCAGCTGACGGGATCAAAGGCGCTGCTCGGTGTCGTGGCGGCGGCGGCCTCGGCACCAATGCTCTTCTTCGCGACCTGGGGCGGCTGGGTGGCCGATCGTTATCCGAAGCGGTCCGTCGTCGTCGTTACCCAGATTTGTTCGATGCTGCTTTCCCTGGCGATGGCCGCGCTCGTCTGGAGCAAGGTCGTGCAACCGTGGCACATCATCGTGCTCGCGATCCTCGGCGGAATCACGATGGCGTTCGACATGCCGGCGCGCCAATCGTTCGTCATCGAGATGACCAGCCACGAGGATTTGATGAACGCTATTTCGCTGAATAGTTCCGCGTTCAACTGCGCCCGGATCGTGGGTCCGTCCATTGCCGGCTTGCTCATGGCGCACATTGGTATCGCCGCCTGCTTTTTCGTCGATGGCATCAGCTTCATCCCCGTCATTGCCGGACTTCTCCTGATGCGGTTGCCGAAGAAGACCGCGCGGATCGAGAGCGACTCCGGTCCGCTCGGCCAGGCGCTCGAGGGTTTTCGTTATGTCTGGTCGCACGCGCGCGTGCTCACGATTCTTTCCCTCTTCGCTGTCGTCGGAATTTTTGGCTGGTCTTATTCCGTCCTCATGCCGGCTTTCGCTCACGACGTCTTGCATCTCGGCGCCAACGGCTACGGCCTGCTTATGGCGGGAAGCGGGGTGGGCGCGCTGGCCGGGGCGCTCACGGTCGCGAGCGCCGGCCACATTATCCCGACGCGAAAAATGGCGCTTGGGGGCGTCTGGATTTTCTCCATCACGCTCATGCTCTTCGCCTTAAACAAGAACCTGTATATCGGGGTTGCGCTCCTCGCGATCGTCGCGTTCGGAATCGTGCTTTACTTCTCCACTTCCAACACCGTCCTGCAATTCATTGTCCCCGATGAAATGCGCGGCCGCGTCATGGGGATCTGGACGCTCATCTTCGGCGGCATGATCCCGCTCGGAAGCCTGCAAGCGGGTGTCATGGCCGACTTCCTGGGCACGCCTTCTACCATGGCAATCGGCGCCCTGATCTGTGCCCTCGCTGCCATGGTCACGCTCAACGTGATACGAAGACGCGAAGCCCAGCTGGCTGCCGCGCGCTCTGCTTAA
- a CDS encoding DUF2807 domain-containing protein, whose amino-acid sequence MSTIIIRPFAALKLLTFAALCLGGCHWSGIRGNGHIVTEDRPVQEFTSVEAEGAFDIQWVSGPASCSIRTDDNLLKHVETSMSGKKLRLEWHGQLHPTHGMKVRLSSGGLSGARLTGAVRLTATRLSGNGFYLDGTGATRVTVDGAVNELLATLTGASKLDAEALQVKVAELSISGAGKAEVSASEALKVAISGAGKVTYNGNPTIERHISGAGSIRKRD is encoded by the coding sequence ATGAGCACTATCATCATCCGGCCATTTGCAGCCTTGAAGCTGCTGACGTTCGCCGCCCTTTGCCTCGGCGGTTGCCACTGGTCCGGCATCCGGGGCAACGGCCACATTGTTACCGAAGACCGGCCCGTCCAGGAGTTTACGAGCGTGGAGGCGGAAGGCGCCTTCGACATTCAATGGGTTTCCGGTCCCGCGAGCTGCTCCATCAGGACGGACGACAATCTGCTGAAGCACGTCGAGACGAGCATGAGTGGGAAGAAACTGAGGCTCGAATGGCACGGCCAACTGCATCCGACCCACGGCATGAAGGTAAGGCTCTCCAGCGGCGGGTTGAGCGGCGCGCGCCTGACCGGAGCGGTTCGTCTCACTGCAACCAGACTTTCCGGCAACGGCTTTTACCTTGATGGGACCGGGGCGACGCGGGTCACCGTGGACGGAGCCGTCAATGAATTGCTGGCGACCTTGACCGGCGCGAGCAAACTCGATGCGGAAGCGCTTCAGGTAAAAGTCGCGGAGCTCTCCATCTCCGGGGCCGGGAAAGCCGAAGTCTCGGCGAGCGAGGCCTTGAAAGTGGCCATTTCTGGCGCGGGGAAGGTCACCTACAACGGCAACCCGACCATCGAACGCCATATCAGCGGCGCGGGTTCGATCCGGAAACGCGATTAA
- a CDS encoding DUF1801 domain-containing protein: MSQLMRFPTAVGRDPAIEAWMKEHPDELGAIARRWFEMMRGCGEDVRELLHDGHPTACVGDAAFGYVNAFKAHVNAGFFRGAELSDPKSLLEGTGRFMRHVKLSPERDVNTAALRKLIETAYRDMKRRVKAEQAGPLARH, encoded by the coding sequence ATGAGCCAGCTCATGCGCTTCCCGACTGCCGTCGGGCGAGATCCGGCGATCGAGGCCTGGATGAAGGAGCACCCGGATGAATTGGGGGCGATCGCACGGCGCTGGTTTGAGATGATGCGCGGCTGCGGAGAGGATGTCCGGGAGTTATTGCATGATGGCCATCCGACGGCGTGCGTCGGCGACGCGGCCTTTGGCTACGTCAACGCCTTCAAAGCGCACGTGAACGCCGGCTTTTTCCGAGGCGCCGAGCTTTCCGATCCGAAAAGTCTCCTCGAAGGCACCGGCAGGTTCATGCGCCATGTGAAACTTAGCCCGGAGCGTGACGTCAATACCGCGGCGCTGAGGAAGCTGATCGAGACTGCCTACCGCGATATGAAGCGGCGCGTTAAGGCGGAGCAGGCCGGGCCGCTCGCCAGACACTAG
- a CDS encoding cupin domain-containing protein, protein MSGAAEDKSPAGFSYNTRLNILHQPLEVVDVAGLVEACTDKWYNQTLCKVDESVVRLGVVQGEYHWHKHDNEDEFFYVVSGRFLIDLEGSTIDLTPGKAVVIPKGVMHRPRAPERTVILMVERAGIIPTGT, encoded by the coding sequence ATGAGTGGTGCTGCTGAAGACAAGTCGCCGGCCGGTTTTTCCTACAACACCCGGCTGAACATTCTCCATCAGCCGCTCGAAGTGGTTGACGTTGCTGGTCTCGTCGAGGCCTGCACGGATAAGTGGTACAACCAGACGCTGTGCAAAGTAGACGAATCCGTGGTGCGCCTCGGCGTTGTCCAGGGCGAGTATCACTGGCACAAGCACGATAACGAAGATGAATTCTTCTACGTCGTGAGCGGCCGGTTTCTGATCGACCTCGAGGGGAGCACCATCGATCTCACCCCAGGCAAGGCGGTTGTAATTCCCAAGGGTGTGATGCATCGGCCCCGCGCGCCGGAGCGAACCGTTATCCTGATGGTCGAGCGCGCCGGTATCATACCGACGGGGACATGA
- a CDS encoding ATP-binding protein, whose product MKSGFLDKLIERLGRIGPEDVQNYLLQLAQEKGLIETVFNAIQEGIIVTDAKGRITYLNDAACVLFGLEGENSIGKRLDEKVRGLDWKSLSQSPGAVSRDIEIFYPANRFLNFYIVPLLIERREAVAGVDDPGHKAEPVGHAIILRDITESRRSTEKTIESERFNALTLLAAGVAHEIGNPLNSLHIHLQLMERKVRKLDGKVKEELEEAIAISRAEITRLDSIVTQFLQAIRPSKPALHPENVNSIVDEALRFFGPEIADRDIVVEPELRPDLPLIELDRDQMKQAFYNVIKNSFEAMKRRGILRIRTDLDATHVNISFTDTGGGMSAESLSRVFEPYFTTKSTGSGLGLLIVRRIVREHGGEMAIESNEGKGLTLTIRLPYLDKRVRMLEAGASHSEAATEANPSNPA is encoded by the coding sequence ATGAAGTCCGGCTTTCTCGACAAGCTCATCGAACGCCTCGGGCGCATTGGACCGGAAGACGTCCAGAATTATCTGCTCCAGCTCGCGCAGGAGAAGGGGCTCATCGAGACCGTTTTCAACGCGATCCAGGAAGGGATCATCGTCACCGACGCGAAAGGGCGGATCACCTACCTGAATGACGCAGCCTGCGTGCTCTTTGGGCTCGAGGGAGAAAACTCGATCGGCAAGCGTCTCGATGAAAAGGTGCGCGGCCTCGATTGGAAATCGCTTTCGCAATCGCCGGGCGCCGTTAGCCGGGACATTGAGATTTTTTATCCGGCCAATCGCTTCCTGAATTTTTACATCGTGCCGCTGCTGATTGAGCGCCGGGAGGCTGTCGCCGGGGTCGATGATCCCGGCCATAAGGCGGAGCCGGTCGGGCACGCGATCATCCTCCGCGATATCACGGAGAGCCGGCGCTCGACGGAAAAGACCATCGAGTCGGAGCGGTTCAATGCGCTGACTCTGCTGGCCGCCGGTGTCGCCCACGAGATCGGCAATCCGCTCAATTCGCTTCACATCCATTTGCAGTTGATGGAGCGCAAGGTGCGCAAGCTCGACGGCAAGGTGAAAGAGGAGCTGGAGGAAGCGATCGCAATTTCCCGGGCTGAAATCACCCGGCTCGATTCGATCGTCACGCAGTTCCTCCAGGCCATTCGCCCGTCAAAGCCGGCGCTTCACCCCGAGAACGTGAACTCGATCGTGGACGAAGCGCTTCGCTTCTTCGGCCCGGAAATCGCGGACCGGGACATCGTGGTGGAACCGGAGCTGCGTCCCGATCTTCCGCTCATCGAACTCGACCGCGACCAGATGAAGCAGGCGTTTTACAACGTCATCAAGAACAGCTTCGAAGCGATGAAGCGCCGCGGCATTCTGCGCATTCGCACCGACCTGGACGCGACCCACGTCAATATTAGCTTCACCGATACGGGCGGCGGGATGTCCGCCGAAAGTTTGAGCCGCGTCTTCGAGCCATACTTCACCACGAAGAGTACTGGGTCCGGTCTCGGGCTTCTCATTGTTCGCCGGATCGTGCGCGAACACGGCGGCGAAATGGCGATCGAAAGCAATGAAGGCAAGGGCCTGACGTTGACGATTCGTTTGCCCTATTTGGACAAGCGGGTGCGGATGCTGGAGGCAGGCGCTTCGCACAGCGAAGCGGCGACCGAAGCAAATCCGTCAAATCCCGCTTAA
- a CDS encoding START domain-containing protein, protein MRARFLAAAFIAAAICPVLLAAEPEATPGEWKFISNKDGVALYRRQRPLSYESRAIGEIAASTDLVHAVLEDIESYTSFMPYTVECRVLKRDGDSVIGYQRISAPMTSDRDYTIRVHNSSKKVEGGTTYLSRWTTDNAAGPPEKRGVIRVNLCEGSWLLEPIAPDRTRATYLIYTDSGGWIPKFIKESGSQIGIRKLFAAIRKQVTNPKYAKKN, encoded by the coding sequence ATGAGGGCGCGTTTTCTCGCGGCCGCATTCATTGCCGCCGCGATCTGCCCTGTCCTTCTCGCAGCCGAACCGGAGGCGACTCCCGGCGAATGGAAATTCATTTCCAACAAAGACGGGGTCGCGCTCTACCGGAGACAGCGTCCGTTATCGTACGAATCGAGAGCGATCGGCGAGATCGCGGCGAGCACCGACCTCGTCCATGCCGTCCTCGAGGACATCGAATCGTACACCAGCTTCATGCCTTACACCGTGGAATGCCGGGTGCTGAAGCGGGACGGCGATTCCGTGATTGGTTATCAGCGCATTTCCGCGCCGATGACGAGCGACCGCGATTACACAATCCGGGTGCATAACAGCTCGAAGAAGGTCGAAGGCGGCACGACCTACCTGAGTCGGTGGACGACCGACAACGCCGCCGGCCCGCCGGAAAAGCGCGGAGTTATTCGCGTGAATTTGTGCGAAGGCAGCTGGCTCCTCGAACCAATCGCACCCGACCGTACCCGGGCTACGTACCTCATCTACACCGACAGCGGCGGATGGATCCCAAAGTTCATCAAGGAAAGCGGCAGCCAGATCGGCATCCGGAAATTGTTCGCCGCCATCCGGAAACAAGTTACGAATCCGAAATACGCGAAGAAGAATTAA
- a CDS encoding SDR family oxidoreductase, producing the protein MRLLVIGATGGTGRELVQQALAQGHLVTAFVRNPAKLQIEHPNLRVAKGDVLDYATVESAMRGQDAVLSALGHLPFPFPTKIQSEGMRNILKAMAACDVPRLICETALGIGNSVGRYGLPYDFLVVPLILPFYFWDKVRQEDLIFESDRDWVIVRPGVLTNGPARGSYQHGPHAGNYFWPRLIRRADVADFMLKQLKDDTYLGLAPGITS; encoded by the coding sequence ATGCGGCTGCTGGTAATCGGGGCCACGGGAGGGACGGGGCGGGAACTTGTCCAGCAAGCCCTCGCCCAGGGACATCTGGTGACCGCGTTCGTTCGTAATCCCGCCAAACTGCAGATCGAACATCCCAACCTCCGAGTGGCGAAAGGCGATGTGCTCGATTACGCCACGGTGGAATCGGCCATGCGCGGGCAGGATGCGGTCCTCTCCGCCCTGGGACATCTGCCATTCCCCTTTCCGACCAAAATTCAATCGGAGGGAATGCGCAATATTCTCAAGGCAATGGCAGCGTGCGATGTACCGCGGCTGATCTGCGAGACGGCACTTGGTATCGGGAACAGCGTGGGCCGTTACGGGTTGCCGTACGATTTCCTGGTCGTGCCGCTGATTCTGCCTTTTTATTTTTGGGACAAGGTCCGGCAGGAAGATCTGATTTTCGAGAGCGACCGGGACTGGGTCATCGTAAGACCCGGAGTTCTGACGAATGGGCCCGCACGGGGCAGTTATCAGCACGGACCTCATGCCGGCAATTACTTCTGGCCCCGTCTAATCCGGCGGGCCGACGTCGCTGACTTCATGCTGAAGCAGTTGAAGGACGATACCTATTTGGGGCTGGCCCCGGGCATTACTTCCTAG